In the Flagellimonas sp. HMM57 genome, one interval contains:
- a CDS encoding cytochrome c, whose product MKVNIAFYSVLCAFFLFSCGGKEAKKKDGFSVDRTKSTEKVEEAAPKTDKVPASQRITLDNKGVGQIKEITLDSEIDDDMVTKGAELFKTNCTACHKTDKRFIGPKMEGILDRRSPEWVMNMILDPKLMTEEDRCAKDLLVEFNGAAMSNQNLTVEQTRSLLEFFRTL is encoded by the coding sequence ATGAAAGTAAATATTGCATTTTATTCAGTTTTATGTGCCTTTTTCCTTTTTAGTTGTGGAGGTAAAGAAGCGAAAAAGAAAGATGGGTTTAGTGTGGACCGAACCAAATCTACCGAGAAAGTGGAAGAAGCAGCTCCTAAAACCGATAAAGTGCCTGCTTCCCAACGAATTACATTGGATAATAAAGGAGTAGGCCAAATAAAGGAAATTACCCTAGATTCAGAGATTGATGATGATATGGTAACGAAAGGGGCCGAACTGTTCAAAACCAATTGTACCGCTTGCCATAAAACCGACAAACGTTTCATAGGGCCAAAAATGGAAGGGATTCTTGATAGAAGAAGCCCAGAATGGGTTATGAACATGATTCTTGACCCAAAGCTGATGACCGAAGAAGATCGCTGTGCAAAAGACCTTTTGGTAGAATTTAATGGTGCTGCGATGTCGAATCAAAACCTTACGGTTGAACAGACACGTTCATTGCTGGAATTTTTCAGAACCCTCTAA
- a CDS encoding fasciclin domain-containing protein, whose product MKTKESTMKLFVPLLILFMVTACNTKTKTEPVSTTGVEVSKEQGQAFIQNDESTPTVLSIAINSPDHTTLVAAVQAADLENALVNAGPLMVFAPTNEAFDALPEGTVENLLKPENKDALANILKHHVTPGKYDKEFLKKFKKLGQANDQNTAVEVKDDDVYVGGAKILASVPAGNGIVHVVDKVILPPSEE is encoded by the coding sequence ATGAAAACAAAAGAATCAACCATGAAACTATTTGTACCATTACTGATTTTATTTATGGTAACGGCGTGCAATACTAAAACTAAAACCGAACCGGTATCAACTACTGGTGTGGAAGTATCCAAAGAGCAAGGACAAGCCTTTATCCAAAATGATGAATCTACCCCTACGGTATTGAGCATAGCCATAAACTCACCTGATCATACAACCTTGGTTGCGGCGGTACAAGCTGCAGATTTGGAAAATGCTTTGGTCAATGCAGGGCCATTGATGGTATTTGCACCTACGAACGAAGCTTTTGATGCGCTACCCGAAGGAACTGTGGAAAACCTGCTAAAGCCAGAAAATAAGGATGCTTTAGCCAATATCTTGAAGCATCATGTTACCCCTGGCAAGTATGATAAGGAGTTTCTGAAAAAGTTTAAAAAATTGGGGCAAGCCAACGATCAAAACACTGCGGTTGAGGTGAAAGATGATGATGTATATGTTGGCGGTGCAAAAATATTGGCAAGCGTACCTGCTGGCAATGGAATCGTACATGTTGTGGACAAAGTCATACTACCACCTTCCGAGGAATAG